The following coding sequences are from one Coffea arabica cultivar ET-39 chromosome 11e, Coffea Arabica ET-39 HiFi, whole genome shotgun sequence window:
- the LOC113718648 gene encoding uncharacterized protein yields the protein MYPQHETNPHFLPQPPYPQLQEQRPRLPPQGPRHPDGHFTQPSPRPHDTHHPHFQPPLQPRPSRHHLPQPVIPPKTRTHRKHGGEMPLPQLHQGGHHFGQHGDDPEQDPRSQQGQGQQRPSPLPVNTTRKARPVAWIIAAFCTLFWIIVIVAGLAVLIIYLVYRPRLPKFDISTATLNAAYLDTGYLLEADLTILANFTNPNKKMNVDFSYVIMDLYYESNLIARRYVEPFTAHRGQSIFEDIHMVTSQVRLPIAPSQGLTRQMNSGGVKFDVKGLFRARSNLGGALRYSYWLYTHCIITLTGPPSGVLISKKCTTKR from the coding sequence ATGTATCCTCAGCATGAGACCAACCCCCATTTTCTTCCACAACCACCATATCCACAGCTCCAAGAACAGAGGCCAAGGCTGCCGCCGCAAGGCCCTAGACATCCTGATGGCCATTTTACTCAGCCTTCACCACGGCCACATGATACCCATCACCCTCATTTCCAACCACCCCTCCAGCCACGTCCATCCAGACATCACCTGCCGCAACCAGTTATTCCACCCAAAACCAGGACTCATCGTAAACATGGAGGGGAAATGCCCCTACCGCAGCTTCATCAGGGAGGACATCATTTCGGCCAACATGGTGATGACCCAGAGCAGGACCCAAGGTCGCAACAAGGGCAGGGCCAACAGCGGCCATCTCCTCTTCCAGTGAATACTACACGTAAGGCTAGACCTGTAGCCTGGATAATTGCTGCATTTTGTACTCTGTTTTGGATCATAGTCATAGTGGCAGGTCTAGCAGTACTGATCATCTATCTAGTCTATCGCCCAAGGCTTCCAAAATTCGACATCTCAACGGCAACTCTGAATGCAGCCTATCTTGACACGGGGTATCTTCTCGAAGCTGATCTTACCATACTAGCAAACTTCACcaatccaaacaagaaaatgaatgtGGACTTCAGTTATGTGATAATGGATCTTTATTATGAATCAAACTTAATAGCTAGGAGATATGTTGAGCCCTTTACGGCACATAGGGGTCAATCCATATTTGAAGATATTCACATGGTTACTAGTCAAGTTAGGCTTCCCATTGCTCCAAGTCAAGGTCTGACGAGGCAAATGAACAGTGGAGGAGTGAAGTTTGACGTGAAGGGTCTGTTCAGAGCAAGGTCGAACTTGGGTGGAGCGTTGAGGTATTCTTATTGGCTGTACACCCATTGCATTATAACACTAACTGGTCCTCCCTCGGGTGTATTGATAAGCAAAAAATGCACAACAAAGCGTTAG
- the LOC113719356 gene encoding serine/threonine-protein kinase AFC2 isoform X2, giving the protein MELQFMSDYPHSHMDRRPNKRPRLAWDPSHTPKAQSGIYYGQEVGNVSSFGHSRVPQDHGNLYVKEVAQRGSPPWRDDDKDGHYMFELGENLTTRYKILRKIGEGTFGQVLECWDREAREMVAIKIVRSIKKYREAAMIEIDVLQLLGRYDRSGGRCVQLRNWFDYRNHVCLVFEKLGPSLFDFLRKNHYRSFPVDLVREIGRQLLECVAFMHDMRLIHTDLKPENILFVSPEYIKVPDYKVAPWSSRDGSVYKRLPKSSAIKVIDFGSTAYERQDHNYIVSTRHYRAPEVILGLGWSYPCDIWSAGCILVELCSGEALFQTHENLEHLAMMERVLGPLPQNMLKRVDRHAEKFVRRGRLDWPEGATSRESIKAVMKLPRLQNLVMQHVDHSAGDLIDLLQGLLKYEPSQRMTAHEALRHPFFTRDQFRRS; this is encoded by the exons ATGGAATTGCAGTTCATGTCGGATTATCCACATTCTCATATGGATCGGAGACCAAATAAGCGGCCCAGATTAGCTTGGGACCCATCTCATACCCCGAAG GCCCAATCAGGAATATATTATGGGCAAGAGGTTGGCAATGTGTCAAGCTTTGGGCATTCAAGGGTACCCCAAGACCATGGTAATCTATATGTAAAGGAAGTGGCTCAAAGAGGATCTCCCCCGTGGCGAGATGATGATAAAGATGGACATTACATGTTTGAGCTTGGAGAGAATTTAACTACTCGCT ATAAGATTCTAAGAAAGATAGGAGAAG GTACATTTGGTCAAGTGCTAGAATGTTGGGATAGGGAAGCCAGGGAGATGGTTGCAATTAAAATCGTTCGAAGCATCAAGAAATATCGTGAAGCAGCGATGATAGAAATTGATGTGCTCCAGTTGCTTGGGCGATATGACAGGAGTGGCGGCCG TTGTGTCCAATTACGGAACTGGTTTGACTATCGTAACCATGTTTGTTTA GTGTTTGAGAAGCTTGGGCCAAGCTTATTCGATTTTCTACGCAAAAACCATTACCGCTCTTTCCCGGTTGACCTAGTCCGTGAGATTGGCAGACAACTATTGGAATGTGTAGCAT TTATGCATGATATGCGTCTCATTCATACTGACTTGAAGCCGGAGAACATTCTCTTTGTCTCTCCTGAATACATCAAAGTACCTGACTACAAG GTTGCGCCATGGTCATCAAGAGATGGGTCGGTCTATAAGAGGTTGCCGAAGTCAAGTGCTATTAAGGTCATTGACTTTGGTAGCACTGCATATGAGCGCCAGGATCATAACTATATTGTCTCTACTAGACACTATCGTGCACCTGAGGTTATTCTTG GTCTAGGTTGGAGTTATCCTTGTGACATTTGGAGTGCTGGTTGTATCTTGGTGGAGTTATGCTCG GGTGAAGCTTTGTTTCAAACACATGAGAATTTGGAGCACCTGGCCATGATGGAGAGAGTACTTGGGCCTCTGCCACAAAACATGTTGAAAAGAGTGGA CCGACATGCTGAGAAATTTGTACGAAGAGGTAGACTTGACTGGCCTGAAGGTGCAACCTCCAGGGAAAGTATCAAGGCTGTCATGAAGCTGCCACGCCTTCAG AATTTAGTGATGCAGCATGTGGATCATTCAGCTGGGGATCTCATTGACCTCCTGCAAGGGCTCCTCAAGTATGAGCCTTCACAAAGGATGACGGCTCATGAAGCTCTGAGGCACCCCTTCTTTACTAGAGATCAATTCCGAAGATCTTAG
- the LOC113719356 gene encoding serine/threonine-protein kinase AFC2 isoform X1, whose amino-acid sequence MELQFMSDYPHSHMDRRPNKRPRLAWDPSHTPKAQSGIYYGQEVGNVSSFGHSRVPQDHGNLYVKEVAQRGSPPWRDDDKDGHYMFELGENLTTRYKILRKIGEGTFGQVLECWDREAREMVAIKIVRSIKKYREAAMIEIDVLQLLGRYDRSGGRCVQLRNWFDYRNHVCLVFEKLGPSLFDFLRKNHYRSFPVDLVREIGRQLLECVAFMHDMRLIHTDLKPENILFVSPEYIKVPDYKYLQVAPWSSRDGSVYKRLPKSSAIKVIDFGSTAYERQDHNYIVSTRHYRAPEVILGLGWSYPCDIWSAGCILVELCSGEALFQTHENLEHLAMMERVLGPLPQNMLKRVDRHAEKFVRRGRLDWPEGATSRESIKAVMKLPRLQNLVMQHVDHSAGDLIDLLQGLLKYEPSQRMTAHEALRHPFFTRDQFRRS is encoded by the exons ATGGAATTGCAGTTCATGTCGGATTATCCACATTCTCATATGGATCGGAGACCAAATAAGCGGCCCAGATTAGCTTGGGACCCATCTCATACCCCGAAG GCCCAATCAGGAATATATTATGGGCAAGAGGTTGGCAATGTGTCAAGCTTTGGGCATTCAAGGGTACCCCAAGACCATGGTAATCTATATGTAAAGGAAGTGGCTCAAAGAGGATCTCCCCCGTGGCGAGATGATGATAAAGATGGACATTACATGTTTGAGCTTGGAGAGAATTTAACTACTCGCT ATAAGATTCTAAGAAAGATAGGAGAAG GTACATTTGGTCAAGTGCTAGAATGTTGGGATAGGGAAGCCAGGGAGATGGTTGCAATTAAAATCGTTCGAAGCATCAAGAAATATCGTGAAGCAGCGATGATAGAAATTGATGTGCTCCAGTTGCTTGGGCGATATGACAGGAGTGGCGGCCG TTGTGTCCAATTACGGAACTGGTTTGACTATCGTAACCATGTTTGTTTA GTGTTTGAGAAGCTTGGGCCAAGCTTATTCGATTTTCTACGCAAAAACCATTACCGCTCTTTCCCGGTTGACCTAGTCCGTGAGATTGGCAGACAACTATTGGAATGTGTAGCAT TTATGCATGATATGCGTCTCATTCATACTGACTTGAAGCCGGAGAACATTCTCTTTGTCTCTCCTGAATACATCAAAGTACCTGACTACAAG TATTTGCAGGTTGCGCCATGGTCATCAAGAGATGGGTCGGTCTATAAGAGGTTGCCGAAGTCAAGTGCTATTAAGGTCATTGACTTTGGTAGCACTGCATATGAGCGCCAGGATCATAACTATATTGTCTCTACTAGACACTATCGTGCACCTGAGGTTATTCTTG GTCTAGGTTGGAGTTATCCTTGTGACATTTGGAGTGCTGGTTGTATCTTGGTGGAGTTATGCTCG GGTGAAGCTTTGTTTCAAACACATGAGAATTTGGAGCACCTGGCCATGATGGAGAGAGTACTTGGGCCTCTGCCACAAAACATGTTGAAAAGAGTGGA CCGACATGCTGAGAAATTTGTACGAAGAGGTAGACTTGACTGGCCTGAAGGTGCAACCTCCAGGGAAAGTATCAAGGCTGTCATGAAGCTGCCACGCCTTCAG AATTTAGTGATGCAGCATGTGGATCATTCAGCTGGGGATCTCATTGACCTCCTGCAAGGGCTCCTCAAGTATGAGCCTTCACAAAGGATGACGGCTCATGAAGCTCTGAGGCACCCCTTCTTTACTAGAGATCAATTCCGAAGATCTTAG
- the LOC113719356 gene encoding serine/threonine-protein kinase AFC2 isoform X3 has product MVAIKIVRSIKKYREAAMIEIDVLQLLGRYDRSGGRCVQLRNWFDYRNHVCLVFEKLGPSLFDFLRKNHYRSFPVDLVREIGRQLLECVAFMHDMRLIHTDLKPENILFVSPEYIKVPDYKYLQVAPWSSRDGSVYKRLPKSSAIKVIDFGSTAYERQDHNYIVSTRHYRAPEVILGLGWSYPCDIWSAGCILVELCSGEALFQTHENLEHLAMMERVLGPLPQNMLKRVDRHAEKFVRRGRLDWPEGATSRESIKAVMKLPRLQNLVMQHVDHSAGDLIDLLQGLLKYEPSQRMTAHEALRHPFFTRDQFRRS; this is encoded by the exons ATGGTTGCAATTAAAATCGTTCGAAGCATCAAGAAATATCGTGAAGCAGCGATGATAGAAATTGATGTGCTCCAGTTGCTTGGGCGATATGACAGGAGTGGCGGCCG TTGTGTCCAATTACGGAACTGGTTTGACTATCGTAACCATGTTTGTTTA GTGTTTGAGAAGCTTGGGCCAAGCTTATTCGATTTTCTACGCAAAAACCATTACCGCTCTTTCCCGGTTGACCTAGTCCGTGAGATTGGCAGACAACTATTGGAATGTGTAGCAT TTATGCATGATATGCGTCTCATTCATACTGACTTGAAGCCGGAGAACATTCTCTTTGTCTCTCCTGAATACATCAAAGTACCTGACTACAAG TATTTGCAGGTTGCGCCATGGTCATCAAGAGATGGGTCGGTCTATAAGAGGTTGCCGAAGTCAAGTGCTATTAAGGTCATTGACTTTGGTAGCACTGCATATGAGCGCCAGGATCATAACTATATTGTCTCTACTAGACACTATCGTGCACCTGAGGTTATTCTTG GTCTAGGTTGGAGTTATCCTTGTGACATTTGGAGTGCTGGTTGTATCTTGGTGGAGTTATGCTCG GGTGAAGCTTTGTTTCAAACACATGAGAATTTGGAGCACCTGGCCATGATGGAGAGAGTACTTGGGCCTCTGCCACAAAACATGTTGAAAAGAGTGGA CCGACATGCTGAGAAATTTGTACGAAGAGGTAGACTTGACTGGCCTGAAGGTGCAACCTCCAGGGAAAGTATCAAGGCTGTCATGAAGCTGCCACGCCTTCAG AATTTAGTGATGCAGCATGTGGATCATTCAGCTGGGGATCTCATTGACCTCCTGCAAGGGCTCCTCAAGTATGAGCCTTCACAAAGGATGACGGCTCATGAAGCTCTGAGGCACCCCTTCTTTACTAGAGATCAATTCCGAAGATCTTAG